The genomic region GAATGGTATTTCCGATTCAGAAGCTAACATTATGGGTCTCATAATCAAGCGACTATCGCAAATAGAGAATCTTCTACCAAGATTGGCAGAACGTGAGAAGCTAGCAAAGATTAGAGGAAGGCCTGCCACTGAAATACTATCGCTACTCGAGGGCGAAACGACTAGAGTCCCCGGCGAGGTAGAACAAGTTCCAACTCAAGCTACACCTGCTCCAGACACAGCTCAAGTCCCTCAGGAATTTGAGCCGCCACAAGAAGATCCTTACAGGAAAGTGGATATCGAAGATGATGAATGGGGCCTGATTGGCACCACTCAACGCATGATTAATCAATACGCCAAAAGGTGTCATATTCTCCTTCCAATGTTCTGGCTCGAAGTGCTAAAGGAATTACATCGATATAGGTCAAATTCACCATACATCGGCGATGTAATCGAAATGCCAGCGAAAGTCGTTGTGCGAATTATACGAGGGTTACTCACCGAAGCACCAGGCGCCAGATTGCTCCAAGACCTTCAAAAGAAAAGACCACCCGAAAGAGAACTTATGCCTGACGAGCTAGAAAGAATAGAACGGGCGGTAGCAAAGTACTTCGCAGGTGTCGAACCCGTTCTTGCAGAAGAAGATGTGAATGTGCAGGAAAAAGTGCTAGAAGCACAGACCACTTTCGACTCCTTTGATTGGGGCGGCCCCGAACTCGAGAAACGGATCATCAAGCGATTAAACCAGCGCTGTGAGGAGACTCTGAGGAACGCAGAAACCGATAGCGATGCAACTCGACAGGTAATCTACGCTGAGACATCGAAGCTTCTGTGTAAGCTGCAGCTTGCCATTCTTGCTGAACCACGTTTCCGGGAAGTTCTAGCGCAAATGAAACCCTAAGATTCCATTACCGTCTCTTGGTGCAGTATCGATCCAACTGTTTGGACTTTCTTTCAATTCTATGATATGCTGAAGATTCAACCACAAAGTATTGATTATGGAAGAGGTGGTCTAATCTCAATTTCCTTCTCCCATTCCACCGAATAAGAATACTCGATTCTCATTTCTTCTTCAGCTGGCATCTCAAATTCCCATTCAACAACACCAAGCTCCATGCTTTTGTAGTCCCGGGTGAGATTCTCGAGTTGTACATTGATTCTCTCCGAGTCACTATGCGGGATTCGATCAATTAAGCGAACAGTGACAGGTTCCTTGGTGAAACTCTCAATCTCTAGTTGGTACTTGTACTCCCGTCGCTTCTTGCCCCTTGTTAGACCCGCTTTTTCGGTTTCCTTCTCAAGCATTTTCTTCTCGCCTTTGATATCATAGGCTTCTCTAGTTCCCAAGTGGAACTCTTCTCGTGGAGCGACTGTTGATATTGCCGTTTCACTAAGGAAATCTCCATCCGCATAGACCTTGACTTTTCCGGGAATAATCAGCGAATCGCCATTGGTTATGCGATTCTGAATCACGAAAGAGTCCATTGCATAGGCATTCCAGTAGTAGATTTCTTTACTTTCAAACACCTCTTCAAGCAGAGTGATGGGGTGTTGATCCATATCGGCAGGAATAGTTACCCTTCCAGGAACCTGAAATACCATACCTCCAGCTGTGGTTTCAGCAACTCTCGCAGGAGCAGACCTCATATCATCAACACTTTCATAGGCTCTCTCGATTTCAGCAATGACTTCCTCAGTTTCATCACGAGTTGGTACGGTATCTCCTCGTCTTGATCTGATGTAAAGTGGTTCGGGTTCAATCTTGCTCACTGGTTTAGCTGATGCTGTTGACACCACCAGTTCCACATCAGTCCAGTTCTCAAGGCTATGATTCCATATCAATGCAAGCCGCTTCATGGTGGTTCTATTACCCACGACATCTATGTCATACTGGGGAATCCATCGAGCCTCCCGAATCTGATATGTCACCTCTAACTGAACTGTACATTCCTCTTTTACATCGAGTTGAATTGATACATCCTTAGTGACTTCTATTCTTCGCTCGCCCTCGATTCGTTGCAATGAGTTTCTAACCTCAGAAATTTGTGCTTCGACCTTCTCCAGTTCCATTTGTAAATCTCGAAGCTTTTTGTAGGCTTCCTGCTTCATAGCAGTAGTTTCCTGGTCTAAAGTGGATAATGCAGCTATTTCACTATCACCAAAGGCGTAGCGTTTTCCAAACTCCTCGGAAAAGCTGGTGAGTACAGTCTGAAGACGATCAATCCTAGCCTGTTGAAGTTCTACTTCATCATTGATTTCGTCTCGCTCAGCTTCCAGCTTCTTCAGCTTATTTCTCAGCTTCTCGGTGTCGCCCTCTGGCTCATAAATTTCTTTTCGAGTACTCGAGTTAATTCCACGAAGGCTTGCTTTTCCAGTACCTTTCACGCGGAAGCTATCATCTTCAGCGAATTTTGTTATTCCGGTTACCAGAATCTCATGCTCTCCGGGACCGAGTGATTTCGTTCCCTTTCGCGTTACTCGAGCACCATCTACAAATACAGTAACGCTGCTAACTGGTGCATCAATTGTCGTAGTCATATTCATCACATCTTATGGCAATGGGGGAGAGATGGCCTTCCCGCGTTCCCATTCTACCTCGTATTCATATTCAATCGTATGTTCTTTCTGAGGCGTTAATCCAAGATTCCAGGTTAGTATTCCCAGCTCATGTTTGTCTGGATTGAATCTTTTCAAGTCAGCCTCAATCTCTAAATCAGGATCATCGCTGTGCGGAATCCGATCTACAACCTCAATTTCTATTTCTTCTCTGAACAGATTCTCTATGGATAGCCGATACGAGTACTTCCTTCTAAGCTTCCCTCGAGTCAAACCAGCTTTCTCGATTGTCTTGTCAACCATTTTTTTCTCAGATTTTACATAGTGAGCAATTCTAGTGCCAAGAGTTCGCGTTTCACGGGGAGAAGTGAAGGGGATATTTGTTTCACCTATGTATTCGCCATCGGCATAGATTTTTGCTGGGCCAGCCATCAATACAGTATCACCATTGGTAACTTCATTCTCAGCAATGACATCCATCATACCATCAGGATACCAGTAATGTTTCACTTCTGAATCCAACTTCTCGCTGATGAGGTCTACAGGCTTCTTCTCACCGGATTCAATGGTAACTGGAGATGGAGCTTCATATCTCGAAATACCACCCTCAATCTCCTCGACTTGTGCTTCTTCGATTTCCATTTCGGGTTCAGGTGGTCTAGGAGCCATCGCCTCCTTCTTCGGAGCTGCTGAGGGTATTGCACCTACACCACCGCCGCGTGCAGCCATTTTCCGCTTCGGTGGCCGCGGGACATACTCCCTCAGTATCAAGGGTGATCCTTCGATAGCCTCTACCGGTCCGGCTTGAGCGCTGGAAACAACCAGTGAAACATCGTTCCAATCTTCACCAGTTTGATTGCGTACTACTGCGATTCGCCTGACTTCAGCTTCAGTATGCGTAAGATTGATGTCGTAGTTTGGCTCCCAAGATGCTGAAGAACATTGGTAGATAACATTCATAGTAATGTCTGATGTCTTTTTCACATCAAGACTTACCCGAACATCATACGTGTTCTTGGTCAGTTTCTGTCCAGACTTGTCAGCGATTTCATGCTTCAGGACCTGAATTTCACTTACAAGGTTCTTTCGCTTGTCCGATAATTCTCTGAGTTTCTTCTTGACTGATCTGATTATTTCCAAAGACTCAGTATCCATCTCGGTTAGCTTCTGAAGTTCAATTTCACCGCCAGCAAAGGTTCGGCCGAATGTCTCCGAAAAATCGCCAACAACGGCCTTGATAGCGGTCAGACGATTCTCATGAATCCTCAACTTGTCATCGATTTCATTCAGCTTCTCTTCGTGTTCGCGAAGCTCATCTCTAAGTTCAGAAAGGTCCGCTTCTGGAGCTACAACCCTAGTTTGTTTGATAACATCGAAATTCGTAATCGTTGCTGCTCCGTCTCCAGTCACTCGAAAACTATCACTCGAAGCATTGATAGTGATTCCGCGCACCCAGACCTCGCGAGAACCAGTTTCAAGCTTTGTGCTGCCGGTTCTGGTTACTATGGCACCGCCCAACAGGACGCTGACCTCTGTAACCGTTGATTTCAAATCGGTCAAAATTATCTGCCTAGTATTTTCATGGGTATTGCTCCCATTTATCTCTTGAGCCTGTTGTTCGCTCTTGAATCCACTAGCTGACCTTCTTGTTTAGTAATTCTGTTTTCTCAAAATTGGGGAAACACTAAGTGTAGTAGCCAGATGCAGCTCCAAGTAAAAAAATATATAGAGGAGTTATGTATCAATACTCAATATGTAGACGATACATATATTGAGGTGTTAAGTATGGCAAATCTGATAGTTATGACGATCATGAGATTCCTACACAATCTCTTCACAGTGATATGGATAGGCGGAATGTTTGTACTGGGTATTGGAATGCTTCCTGTTATTCAGAGCAAAGTCGAGAAACCAGAGAGAAGAATCCTTATTGAGGGGATAAGAACAAGAATGAACAAATTGGTCGCAATCAGTATCATTGGCCTATTTGTAAGCGGCCTCTTGATGAGCAATGCGTCGCCACTGTTTCAGGGATATCTATCTCTGGGCAATCAATACTCAAGCATATTGGCTATCAAGCATATAGCCGTTGGAGCTATGGTAGCAGTCACACTTGTTAGGAACAGAATGCTTTCAAATCTAGAGCCCGGAAGACAAACCAAACAACAGAAGATTACTGCCCTTCTCTTGATTGTAAATATACTACTTGGCATGGTTGTTCTCTTCTTGAGTGCATGGACAGCTTCTCTCACGGCAATGCAAGCAAATCTAAATTAGGTACAGCCACGTAGACAAACTGAAAAGCGGCAAAAAGAGCTAAACGACCGCACATGGACTTGTATGTCATGAATACAGGCTCAACAGAATCTCAGAATTCCCTTGACCCATTACCACTGGTTCGAGCAATCCTACTTTCGGAAATCTGGAAAAATCCGAAATCCTCAGGATATGACCTTATGAAGTTGAGCTCAGAATTGACCGGATTCAACGTAGAGATGCAGTCAGGGACAGTTTACGGAGAGCTTCGAGCCATGGAAGAAATGGATCTGGTTACATCGGAACAAGAGGATTCGGGGCGGCGGAGACGTGAATACAAAATCACGAGCAAAGGTAAGAGATATGTGGAGGATCTCCAGCAACAGATTAGGGGAAGAGTGAATGATGTTCTTGAACCCCTTCTTTCACTCATGACTTCTTTAACAGGATTGTAATCTTCGTTCAATTTTCAAAACCAGTCCAATGCATTGGAGGTTAAATCCTGAGGCTTCAAGATGCAGCTCAAGAAGCAATCAGAATAGCCGGATTCATTCACTGGTCTCTCTTTGCAATGCCGCAATCTTTTCTGGATGCCAAGGAATATTACTTAAACTGGGTGGATCGGAGTTAACCAATGCGGGAAGCACGCATAACCTAGCTGCGCCCAAAAGCGACTGAATTCTCTCTCTAATTATGTTGATTGAATCCTCTCTTTGAATAGGCTCAAGATTTGTAATTCCGAAACCTTCGAATAGAGAGGCGTAATTAAGAACACCCGAAGTGGTTTGTTGATGTCCGGTGGTAGCATATTCATTATTGTCGAGAATCAAAATTTTCAGGTTCTTCGGACCAACGAACGAAGTGGTTGCTAGTGAACTTAATCCCATCAACAGATTACCATCTCCAGTTACTACAAGAACCTGCTTCTTGGGGCGGGATAAGGCGACACCCACTCCAACTGAAATCCCAAGCCCCATGCTCCCACGCAAGTAGATTTGCGGGCGTGGTAAGTAGTGATACACCTGTCGGCTGATATTGCCGTTGGTGCTGACTACTACTTCATCCCCACTCAGTAGATCTGCGAGTTCCTGAATGAGCTCATAACCATACATAATTAGCCTAAAACCCCCTTTCTCACCACAAGAGCAACAGGTCTTGATGTTTCTTCCATCTTCGCAAGTGCCTCATTCAAAACATGCTTCCAATCGTCTTCTCTCAAGAACCAGTATGGCACACGATAGCAATCTAGTGCATCTTCCATCACATCACCCATCAGGGAGTGCTCAGGGAAGTCTCTGTCTGGTTCAAGGCCTCGATAACTGATGATAATCAGCATTGGCAGTTTGTATAGCTGAGCCAGTGAAGTCAATGCATCACCTATTGTAGCATATCCAGAATTCTGCATGATCACGAACGCCTTCTTGCCTCCAAAAGCAACTCCGGATACGATTCCAATTGCCTCATCCTCTCGTGTGGCTGATATATATCTAATAGAATCGAAGGAAGGAAGTTTGCGGATGATTTCAGCGAAGTACGAGCATGGAACTCCACTACCAAATGAAAATCCATTCGAGCTAAGATGCTTCAGGAAATCTGTCGAGTCAATCATTGCTCTACGATGTGAGTCAACCATTCTTTAAACATAGTGTTTCACAAGCTCATATTTGTCGAGTTTTCATTACCCTGCGTATCGCCAATAAAACTGGAGAGCGTATTTCATATAAAGGGGAATTTCATACGTGCACATCATTACAAGAGGATGTATCATGTCTAATCTGGAAACTATGCTCAACCCAAAATCCACGGCGGTACTTGGTGTATCAACGACCAATCCTTTCTCGCCTGGAAACGTAATCTTCAGAAAACTGGCCTTCGAGAATGGACTCCCCACCTATCCAGTTAATCCTAAAGGAGGAAAGGTGGAAGGAAGAGACGTATACAAGAACATAGCAGACACACCTGAAGTCGACTTGGCAGTTATATCCATTCCAGCCAAATACGTTCCTTCAGCACTTCAAGAATGTGGAGAGAAGGGAATAAAAGCGGTAATCGTGGTTTCTGGAGGATTCAGTGAAACGGGTGAAACCGGAGAGACCCTGCAACACGAAATCGTGAAGATCGCACAAGAATATGATATTACAATGGTTGGGCCAAACTGTATCGGCGTCTTCGTTCCAAACAAGCTTGATACATTCTTCCTGCCCTCTGAACGTGTAGCCCGTCCTCGTGAAGGATCTGTCGCAATTGTATCTCAGTCCGGAGGGTGGCTGATAGAAAGACTGGAAGAATTCGCCCACCGAGATGTTGGTATAGCTGCTGCTGTTTCCATTGGAAATGCAGCTCAAACGAACGTGACGGAGTTGGTAGCCCATTTTGGCACAAAACCAAGAGTCAGCACGATTCTTGCATATCTCGAAGGGTTCAGTCCAAACGGCGGGAGGGAATTTGTCAGGAAATGCAAAGAAGTCTCTCCTGAGAAGCCAGTCATCGTACTCAAAGGCGGGGATTCCGATGCAGGCCAAAGAGCAACTCAAAGCCACACTTCTTCTCTTGCAGGTAATAACAGGATAGCAATTTCAGCGTTCAAGCAATATGGTGTAATCGACGCAGTAGATGAAGATGAAGTCATGGCCTATTCGAAGGCGTTCTCGTTTGAACCAAGCTATATGAAAGGGCCTCGGGTTGGTGTTCTTAGTGTAAGTGGAGGCCACGGTGTCATAGCGTCGGATGAAGCTGAGCATTACGGGCTCGAGTTTCCAAGATTCAATGAAGAGCATCAAGACGCAATGAGAGAGGTTATGACTGATGCGTACCGAGATATCTCCTCGTTCAACAACCCTTGCGACCTCACTGGCAGTGCTTCAGACATCGATTATGAACGCGTATTGGACGTTATGCTAGGAATTGATTATATCGATGCAGCCCTCTTGCTTCTATTGCCATACGCTCCAGGAATTTCACTTCAAATCGGCGCTAGGGTAGCCAATGTAGCGAAGAAGCATGAAAAAACCGTTGTCGCATATGTTCCAAACCTAGAGAAGTATGAGGTCATAATCAGAGGCTTCGAGCTCAACGGCATTCCTTGCGGGGACACAATTGAAGAGTCGGTTCAAATGCTAGACGGCATCAGGCAGCATTCCAAATTCCTACAACGCATTGGCAAGCTATGATTCAAATCTCTCCTTGGCAAGATCCATCAGTAGATGCGTGAATAGCTGCGATAGTCGAGTTCAAGAGCCTCTAACCGTTCTAGCAGGGTACCACCAACAATGAGCCTGCACTCTCTAAGCTCGTCTATGGTCTTCGTGCCAAGCAGGTACATGCTGACATGTATGGATTCAATCATCTGATTTAGAAGTCCAATGATATCGTCTGAAGTCCCATTCACAGCAGCTTCGAGCAATGGATGAGCCAATCCCGCTGCGATAGCTCCTAAAGAGATGCACTTCGCCACTTCCAAGCCGCTTCTGATTCCTCCCGTTGCCATAATCGGAATCTCTGTCGCCTCTTGAGCCATGATAAGGCTCAAAGCGGTTGGAATTCCCCAGTCCCAAAATTCCTGTCCAAGATGTGCCTTTGTGGGGTCTTCCTCACGCAAGGCCCTGTAGTATTCCACAGCAGACCAACTCGTACCTCCAGCACCACCTACATCAATAGCTGCTACTCCAGCTTCCTGAAGAGACCGGGCAGCATTAGCAGAGACACCCGCACCTGTTTCTTTTGCAATAACTGGAACATCAACAGCATCGACTATCTTGCGTATGCTCGAAAGAACACCACGTGAATCACAATCGCCCTCTGGCTGGATAGCTTCTTGGAGTGTGTTGAGATGAATGGCCAGAAAATCCGCATCAATCATCTCAACTGCATCAGGGGCCTCACGAACATGTGTAGCTCCGATATTTGCAATAACGGGAACAGAGGGGGCACTATCCCTGACAACTCTGAAAGTATCTACGAGTGATGGATCTTCCAGGGCGGCACGTTGACTTCCAACACCGATTGGTAAGCCTACTGCTTCAGCGGCTTCGGCAAGCCGTTTATTGATATCATAAGTGTCCGGGTGGCCGCCAGTCATGGCCGCTATCACAATCGGAGCTGCAGCTTCAACACCAATGAAATCAACTGTCAGATCGATATCTGCCTTGTTGATTTCTGGAACCGCATTATGAATGAAGGATACATCTTCCAGGAGTGTTGAATGAGTATATTGAACATCCTTCTCCAGACAGATTTCAATGTGTTCCAATTTTCTCTTCCGTGTTGCTCTAGCTTCAGGTGAACCCAACTTCGTATCGTCTTTGTGTGTGGATTGGTCTTTCGCCATGCATGATTCTCCTAACAAACAACTCAATACGTTCATAGATAGCGGTTTTGGTTCTAGGAAACTAGTATTCAGTAGCAGCAAAGGTGAACTTGCGCCATGCGAAGCCTTTATCCAAGATTGCAGTCAAGTATAGCGAGGAGTCAACTATGGACGAAGAAGAAAAATATCGGCTAGAGGAGGCCGATGAAGAGAAATCAAAGACAGGTATCGCGAAACCCCTTCCACAAAAACCAAAGAGAGGGGGAAAGGCCATAGTTAATTTCCTTGGATTTTCCATAGCTGAAAATCGAAGAGACATGATTGTGTTTATCATAACGCCAATCATAACAGCACTTGTAGATGCCGCAATCTATGCAAGGATAACAACGGACATGCTTCCAGACAGCCAAATCTACATATTTGCAATTCCAATGCTTGCTGCCATTCCCATTGGGCTGTTGCTCCATAGAGCTGGTAGGGCCTTGATTGGAGGATTTTTATCTGCAGTGTATTTCGCGATAATATACATCCTCTTTCTGGTCAGCCCTGCATTTTACGATCCGAATACAGGTGTAGGTGATTTCTTTATTTCCGCGGGTGCCATAACAGCTGGCTACTTCTTTTTCGTAACCATGGCATCCCTACTAGGAGCTTTTGTCGGATTGCTATTGCGAGAATTCTTCTAGGAATTCAAGAATAGGTAAGTTTTACAAGAATCCCAAAAAACAAGGCGGAAAAGTACAAGAAATCGGTAAGACTTCCCTGAAGAGTTCTTACCACCCACGCGGGGCGTTTACTAATGCCCGTATGAGACTTCGTTTCAGTAGGTCTAGGGCGGTGGGGCACTCCCCCACGGGAGGAACCCCGTTCCAGTAAACGTGGACAAAGCCCCTGTTAACTCACGGGCCTATGGGTACCGTAAGGATAGTGACGCTAGCAGTTTCATGCAGTTGCTACAACTGAAAGAAATAGGTTGTGAATGCAGCTACTGCACAAGAAATAAGGGCAGTCTCATTAACGTTGCCTTGAGATGTCACGAAATCTAGCCTACCCCTACTCAGATGAACTCCTAAATTACGAGTTTAGTAAGACCCATCCATTGAAGCCTGAGAGACTCAAACTTACGCATCTTCTTTCAAGAATGAAGGGATTACTGGATAGCGTTGATATTATCAGGCCGGGTGTGGCCTCAAGAACTGCTTTGGAGCTATTTCACACCAGTGATTTCATTGAAGCTGTGAAGAAATGCAGTGTTGGTTCTTGCAGGAATGTTAGGTATGGGCTTGGTATTGCTGACAATCCTGTTTTCCCAAAAATATACGAAGCAGCTTCCCGGTACGTAGGGGCAACCCTGGAAGGGATGAAACAGATAATCGAAGGATATGAAAAGGCATTCTGTATCTCTGGAGGGCTTCATCATGCACAGAGAAGCGAAGCCGCTGGATTCTGCATTTTCAATGACGTCGTCATCGCCATCAACTATCTACTGAAAAAAAGAGATTGTAAAGTGCTATACTTCGATTTTGATGCCCACCATGGTGACGGTGTACAAAATGCATTCTATCGGCAAGATAATGTCCTCACTATCTCTATCCATCAAACGGGGAAGACGCTCTTTCCAGGAACAGGTTATGTCTACGAGATTGGAGCCGGTGATGGTCTCGGGTATTCTGTCAATATTCCGCTCCTACCAGGAGCAGGATCATCCGAACTCATCAAGGTATTCAATGAAGTTGTTGTTCCTCTATTCAAATCATATGAACCTGATCTCCTAGTCAGCCAACTGGGTGTAGACGGGCACTACATGGACCCATTGGCTCATCTGACATATACCACCTACGGCTATGAAACAGTTTTGAACAAATTCAAGGCTTTACAAGAGGAATGCTGTGATATGGGATGGTTAGCAGTTGGCGGGGGTGGTTATCACCCAATCAACGTAGCGCGGCTCTGGACACTCTTCTTATCAATCATAGCCGGTCAAGAGATTTCATCAGACATTCCCCGCTCCTTCAAGAATAAATGCTCGGAAATGGGATTTGACCGTTGCCCAACATCGATGCGAGATGAAACGAAGGTGATACAGATGTACAATTCCAGAGAAGACATTGAACTGGATTTGGAGAGAGCTTTAAGACGGGTGAGAGAGATGGTCTTTCCACATCACGGCTTGGACTAAACTACCGTAACTGACTATCAATCCATTTCTTCACCATTTTTGTTGCCAAATCTGAAGCAGCCGCCATTATGACAG from Candidatus Lokiarchaeota archaeon harbors:
- a CDS encoding mucoidy inhibitor MuiA family protein; the protein is MNGSNTHENTRQIILTDLKSTVTEVSVLLGGAIVTRTGSTKLETGSREVWVRGITINASSDSFRVTGDGAATITNFDVIKQTRVVAPEADLSELRDELREHEEKLNEIDDKLRIHENRLTAIKAVVGDFSETFGRTFAGGEIELQKLTEMDTESLEIIRSVKKKLRELSDKRKNLVSEIQVLKHEIADKSGQKLTKNTYDVRVSLDVKKTSDITMNVIYQCSSASWEPNYDINLTHTEAEVRRIAVVRNQTGEDWNDVSLVVSSAQAGPVEAIEGSPLILREYVPRPPKRKMAARGGGVGAIPSAAPKKEAMAPRPPEPEMEIEEAQVEEIEGGISRYEAPSPVTIESGEKKPVDLISEKLDSEVKHYWYPDGMMDVIAENEVTNGDTVLMAGPAKIYADGEYIGETNIPFTSPRETRTLGTRIAHYVKSEKKMVDKTIEKAGLTRGKLRRKYSYRLSIENLFREEIEIEVVDRIPHSDDPDLEIEADLKRFNPDKHELGILTWNLGLTPQKEHTIEYEYEVEWERGKAISPPLP
- a CDS encoding CoA-binding protein, which translates into the protein MSNLETMLNPKSTAVLGVSTTNPFSPGNVIFRKLAFENGLPTYPVNPKGGKVEGRDVYKNIADTPEVDLAVISIPAKYVPSALQECGEKGIKAVIVVSGGFSETGETGETLQHEIVKIAQEYDITMVGPNCIGVFVPNKLDTFFLPSERVARPREGSVAIVSQSGGWLIERLEEFAHRDVGIAAAVSIGNAAQTNVTELVAHFGTKPRVSTILAYLEGFSPNGGREFVRKCKEVSPEKPVIVLKGGDSDAGQRATQSHTSSLAGNNRIAISAFKQYGVIDAVDEDEVMAYSKAFSFEPSYMKGPRVGVLSVSGGHGVIASDEAEHYGLEFPRFNEEHQDAMREVMTDAYRDISSFNNPCDLTGSASDIDYERVLDVMLGIDYIDAALLLLLPYAPGISLQIGARVANVAKKHEKTVVAYVPNLEKYEVIIRGFELNGIPCGDTIEESVQMLDGIRQHSKFLQRIGKL
- a CDS encoding mucoidy inhibitor MuiA family protein, with protein sequence MNMTTTIDAPVSSVTVFVDGARVTRKGTKSLGPGEHEILVTGITKFAEDDSFRVKGTGKASLRGINSSTRKEIYEPEGDTEKLRNKLKKLEAERDEINDEVELQQARIDRLQTVLTSFSEEFGKRYAFGDSEIAALSTLDQETTAMKQEAYKKLRDLQMELEKVEAQISEVRNSLQRIEGERRIEVTKDVSIQLDVKEECTVQLEVTYQIREARWIPQYDIDVVGNRTTMKRLALIWNHSLENWTDVELVVSTASAKPVSKIEPEPLYIRSRRGDTVPTRDETEEVIAEIERAYESVDDMRSAPARVAETTAGGMVFQVPGRVTIPADMDQHPITLLEEVFESKEIYYWNAYAMDSFVIQNRITNGDSLIIPGKVKVYADGDFLSETAISTVAPREEFHLGTREAYDIKGEKKMLEKETEKAGLTRGKKRREYKYQLEIESFTKEPVTVRLIDRIPHSDSERINVQLENLTRDYKSMELGVVEWEFEMPAEEEMRIEYSYSVEWEKEIEIRPPLP
- a CDS encoding type 2 isopentenyl-diphosphate Delta-isomerase: MAKDQSTHKDDTKLGSPEARATRKRKLEHIEICLEKDVQYTHSTLLEDVSFIHNAVPEINKADIDLTVDFIGVEAAAPIVIAAMTGGHPDTYDINKRLAEAAEAVGLPIGVGSQRAALEDPSLVDTFRVVRDSAPSVPVIANIGATHVREAPDAVEMIDADFLAIHLNTLQEAIQPEGDCDSRGVLSSIRKIVDAVDVPVIAKETGAGVSANAARSLQEAGVAAIDVGGAGGTSWSAVEYYRALREEDPTKAHLGQEFWDWGIPTALSLIMAQEATEIPIMATGGIRSGLEVAKCISLGAIAAGLAHPLLEAAVNGTSDDIIGLLNQMIESIHVSMYLLGTKTIDELRECRLIVGGTLLERLEALELDYRSYSRIY
- a CDS encoding acetoin utilization protein AcuC codes for the protein MSRNLAYPYSDELLNYEFSKTHPLKPERLKLTHLLSRMKGLLDSVDIIRPGVASRTALELFHTSDFIEAVKKCSVGSCRNVRYGLGIADNPVFPKIYEAASRYVGATLEGMKQIIEGYEKAFCISGGLHHAQRSEAAGFCIFNDVVIAINYLLKKRDCKVLYFDFDAHHGDGVQNAFYRQDNVLTISIHQTGKTLFPGTGYVYEIGAGDGLGYSVNIPLLPGAGSSELIKVFNEVVVPLFKSYEPDLLVSQLGVDGHYMDPLAHLTYTTYGYETVLNKFKALQEECCDMGWLAVGGGGYHPINVARLWTLFLSIIAGQEISSDIPRSFKNKCSEMGFDRCPTSMRDETKVIQMYNSREDIELDLERALRRVREMVFPHHGLD